In Nitrosospira briensis C-128, a genomic segment contains:
- a CDS encoding class I SAM-dependent DNA methyltransferase, with the protein MNAVEIEAAISELACQPFDAAEFPFAFLAAFGNKDTALKRLRAGNNNASDVPGGVLQRNNIHIAVCEAGTVGETLKALRASRATTKAKAKFILATDGQTLEAEELGCGETITCDYPDFPNHFGFFLPLAGISTIKEIKDNPIDVRATGRLNKLYVELLRENSDWAKDERRPDMNHFMARLVFCFFAEDTDIFNGEGLFTRTVDQYSERDGANTHQVLSEIFRAMNTRIADRAEAKFRPWADQFPYVNGGLFSSSTEVPRFTRMARTYLLHTGSLKWREINPDIFGSMIQAVADDEERGALGMHYTSVPNILKVLNPLFLDDLRAQLAEAGDNERKLLNLRKRMARIRVFDPACGSGNFLVIAYKQMREIEAEINRRRGEMHLGSEIPIKSFRGIELRDFPAEIARLALIIAEFQCDVLYRGQKDALEEFLPLDAQNWIICGNSLRLDWLSICPPTSTGVKLVADDLFGTPLNQTEIDFGNEGGETYICGNPPYLGFTWQSSEQKQEMKAIFEHRVKGWKSLDYVAGWFMKAADYGSRTRAISAFVATNSICQGEQVALLWPLIFASGHEIAFAHTSFKWANLASHNAGVTVVVVGISRDTNQKRKLLDDDGDGVIAVREVDSINAYLVPGQNVVIEPIPRLVRDSDKATMVWGNKPTDGGNLSLAAEERDKFLAENPETEKFMRPYFGAAEYIRGLARFCIWVNDAEANVAAQIPALLRRFERVRTFREESKAAETRPAADYPHRFRQIQGVAISHALIVPQVSSERRGYLPVGLLPPRSIVSNLAFALYDAPLWNMAPIASRLHLVWIATVCGKLETRYRYSNTLGWNTFPVPLLTEQSKADLTACAENILLAREAHFPATIADLYDPDNMPENLRRAHERNDEVLERIYIGRRFKNDTERLEKLFELYTKMTAAAAKAKPTTKATRRKKA; encoded by the coding sequence ATGAATGCAGTAGAAATCGAAGCAGCCATATCGGAACTGGCCTGTCAGCCCTTCGACGCAGCCGAGTTCCCGTTCGCGTTCCTGGCCGCTTTCGGCAATAAGGACACGGCCCTCAAACGCCTGCGTGCAGGCAACAACAACGCTTCGGATGTGCCCGGTGGCGTGCTTCAGCGCAACAACATCCATATTGCCGTATGCGAAGCCGGCACTGTGGGCGAAACCCTCAAGGCGTTGCGCGCCAGCCGGGCCACCACCAAAGCCAAGGCCAAGTTCATCCTCGCCACCGACGGGCAGACCCTTGAGGCCGAAGAGCTGGGCTGTGGCGAAACCATCACTTGCGACTATCCGGACTTCCCGAACCACTTCGGTTTCTTCCTGCCACTGGCCGGCATCTCCACCATCAAGGAGATCAAGGATAATCCCATCGACGTACGCGCCACCGGCCGTTTGAACAAGCTGTACGTCGAGTTGCTGCGCGAGAACTCGGACTGGGCCAAGGACGAGCGCCGTCCGGACATGAACCATTTCATGGCAAGACTGGTGTTCTGCTTCTTTGCCGAAGACACTGATATCTTCAACGGTGAGGGACTATTCACCCGCACGGTGGACCAGTACAGCGAGCGCGACGGCGCCAATACCCACCAAGTGCTGTCCGAAATCTTCCGTGCTATGAACACCCGGATTGCTGATCGGGCCGAAGCGAAATTCCGCCCGTGGGCCGATCAGTTCCCTTACGTCAACGGCGGTCTGTTTTCCAGCAGCACCGAAGTGCCACGCTTCACTCGCATGGCGCGCACCTACCTGCTGCACACCGGTAGCCTGAAATGGCGCGAAATCAATCCCGACATCTTCGGCAGTATGATTCAGGCCGTGGCCGACGACGAAGAGCGCGGCGCCTTGGGCATGCACTACACCAGCGTGCCCAACATCCTGAAGGTGTTGAATCCCTTGTTCCTGGATGACCTGCGCGCACAGTTGGCTGAAGCCGGTGATAACGAGCGTAAGCTGCTGAACCTGCGCAAGCGCATGGCGCGCATCCGCGTGTTTGATCCGGCCTGCGGTTCAGGCAACTTCCTGGTTATTGCCTACAAGCAGATGCGCGAGATCGAGGCAGAGATCAACCGTCGCCGGGGAGAAATGCATCTCGGTAGCGAGATTCCTATAAAAAGTTTCCGAGGCATCGAGCTGCGCGACTTCCCGGCGGAGATTGCACGCTTGGCCCTGATCATTGCCGAATTCCAGTGTGACGTGCTGTATCGCGGGCAAAAGGATGCTCTGGAGGAGTTTTTGCCGCTGGATGCGCAGAACTGGATCATCTGTGGTAATTCGCTGCGGCTGGACTGGTTGAGCATCTGCCCGCCCACGAGCACAGGCGTGAAGCTGGTGGCAGATGATTTGTTTGGCACACCACTGAATCAAACGGAAATCGATTTCGGGAATGAAGGCGGTGAGACGTACATCTGCGGGAATCCGCCGTATCTGGGGTTCACGTGGCAATCGTCAGAGCAAAAGCAAGAGATGAAAGCCATCTTCGAGCATCGCGTGAAAGGCTGGAAGTCGCTTGACTACGTCGCTGGCTGGTTCATGAAGGCTGCCGACTATGGCTCGCGAACAAGAGCGATTTCAGCTTTTGTAGCGACGAACTCGATTTGTCAAGGCGAACAGGTGGCGCTGCTTTGGCCGCTTATCTTCGCGTCGGGGCATGAGATTGCTTTTGCCCATACGTCATTCAAGTGGGCGAACCTGGCAAGCCACAATGCCGGAGTAACTGTGGTCGTCGTTGGTATTTCACGAGACACCAACCAGAAAAGAAAGCTCCTTGACGATGATGGCGATGGCGTGATTGCCGTGCGAGAGGTTGACAGCATCAATGCTTATCTTGTGCCTGGGCAGAATGTTGTGATCGAACCAATTCCACGCTTGGTTCGCGATTCGGACAAAGCCACAATGGTCTGGGGAAATAAGCCGACGGATGGTGGCAACTTGTCACTGGCGGCAGAGGAGAGAGATAAGTTTCTCGCGGAGAACCCCGAGACGGAGAAGTTTATGCGCCCCTATTTTGGAGCAGCTGAATACATTCGGGGGCTGGCACGATTCTGCATCTGGGTGAATGACGCCGAGGCGAACGTAGCGGCACAGATTCCGGCGTTGCTCCGTCGATTCGAGAGGGTGCGAACCTTTCGAGAAGAAAGCAAAGCGGCGGAAACAAGGCCGGCCGCCGATTATCCGCACCGTTTTCGGCAGATCCAAGGAGTCGCCATCAGTCACGCTCTGATCGTTCCTCAAGTGAGTTCAGAACGCCGAGGGTATCTGCCGGTTGGTCTTCTGCCGCCTCGTTCGATTGTCAGCAACCTTGCGTTCGCTCTCTACGACGCGCCTCTTTGGAACATGGCACCCATCGCTTCGCGCCTTCACCTTGTCTGGATTGCGACGGTCTGCGGCAAATTAGAAACACGCTATCGCTATTCCAATACCCTCGGCTGGAACACCTTCCCCGTGCCGCTGCTCACCGAGCAGAGCAAGGCTGACCTGACCGCCTGCGCCGAGAACATCCTGCTTGCCCGCGAAGCGCATTTCCCCGCCACCATCGCCGACCTCTACGACCCGGACAACATGCCGGAAAACCTGCGTCGCGCCCACGAACGCAACGATGAAGTGCTGGAGCGTATCTATATCGGCCGCCGCTTCAAGAACGACACCGAACGGCTGGAAAAACTGTTTGAGCTTTATACGAAGATGACGGCGGCAGCGGCCAAGGCCAAGCCCACCACAAAAGCGACAAGGAGAAAGAAAGCGTGA